From Oncorhynchus tshawytscha isolate Ot180627B linkage group LG11, Otsh_v2.0, whole genome shotgun sequence, the proteins below share one genomic window:
- the tulp4b gene encoding tubby-related protein 4, which yields MSRNYEPGHSVGMLATVEHGPILCSDSNILCLSWKGRVPKSEKDKPVCQKRYHEEGWLATGNGRGVVGVTFTSSHCRRDRNTPQRINFNLRGHNSEVVLVRWNEPFQKLATCDMEGGIFVWIQYEGRWSVELVNDRGAQVSDFTWSHDGTQALIAYRDGFVLVGSVSGQRHWSSEINLESQITCGIWTPDDQQVLFGTADGQVIVMDCHGRMLAHVLLHESDGIVGMSWNCPCFLVEDSTESDTDSDDNPPQVRILKPLLTVSFISGDISLMNNYDDLAPTVIRSGLKDVEVQWCSQGDLLAAAGMERHGLPGVPSDPIVRNALVKFYNVQGEHIYTLETPAQRPITTICWGHRDSRLFLACGTALYVVRVEHRVASLQLLCQQGIASALREERDVGKLNMPSLLCSYVTTAFIPTIKPPIPDPNNIRDFVSYPTAGNERLHCTMKRAEDNPEAGGPCYTLYLEHLGGLVPILKGRRISKLRPEFIIIDPKTDSKADEVCVNAMISYMTDSCNCSDSSDIELSDEWVGKKSPKLSRGNGSPKLSRRNMESRKSPKMSRASQEGPRSPRLPTKKPPIRSPSLTRREMSMDGISEHNYLAQVTSNIWGTKFKIVGLASFLPANLGAVIYKTSLLHLQPRQMTIYLPEVRKISLDFMSLPVFNPNVFSEDEDDLPVMGPSGVTSDNPSCTVNIPIAPIHSPAQAMSPTQSIGLVQSLLANQNIQLDVLTNPTATASAAAAAAAASASIAGPDHGQNAVAAQYSGTLGRYSNPGQIQQQHQQMQRQHQQMQQQLKLQITLPPPPTGYPTISLQQFQVLQQIPHPSAELGPERGEQGHTQSHTLGRPSLPRSRPPSFIDVDSLRSRPPSFIEADTSRSRPPSFIDIDTIRTRPPSFIDADTGTLRSRPPSFLDADSSRSRPPSFIDTDTLRSRPPSFLDAETSLEIQMRKVNPPPPYPGTIVSAATATTSTAPQTLITNCDNPNILVTADPCLKKDEFSLHPVGLQYQMGYERITTFDSSGNVEEVCRPRRRLISNQNTYAVQGMGGSATLKVTSSSDSKKVQLPYSSATLSRLSVPRYSIPSRDPPPYPDPANQVNINTATLSPPQRMDSSHMIHATLRPDRRDVESRLKVSQMVDASRTLPTKSKINSAALALSYQQRVPTALYTCTQCSSNSSSTSVSVSGGGSSSSGIAGGTVVRQDFPPGKGAHHSTIIVHSKSTSSQASQSSYNLLSPVDNSRDRTVYVNSAFTEDETLSQQCRHLTLGEVSLTLKRPPPYQWDPNTAEEFWIPSEQTILAPPPPPTHKPPPPIIFSNAQHLDMTRLPFVLSTKPPSSPSTVTFPSGYQISMSPFPPGVGQDGTPLQSMQSHPPPCPPNEVVAPVPQFAQQDPNLVLPPGYPPSHANLACCPLPPMYPGAASCAGLQLHPVSLHPWNPYSLPMQDLSGSATLPSKSHQVLEKPVLSPPPPVAPPPPPLTLPPPPPSELPKSKSPTEELAESASSFQEPSSLNESPVPDRQGSDMFSKKSRKRLDSRAEAANMTTVSEGKSKKEGRALSDFNSLISSPRLGGREKKKLKGQREQLNKTKKLNRTSTTSEFQDSSESEPELFISGDELMNQSQSSKKGWKSKRSLRMASELEEIKCRKANEREDRGLGSQGFIYVMANKQPLWNEATQVYQLDFGGRVTQESAKNFQIELDGRQVMQFGRIDGNAYILDFQYPFSAVQAFAVALANVTQRLK from the exons ATGTCCAGGAACTATGAG CCTGGTCACTCAGTAGGGATGTTGGCTACTGTGGAACATGGTCCCATCCTCTGCAGCGACTCCAACATCCTCTGCCTCTCCTGGAAGGGCCGGGTCCCCAAGAGCGAGAAGGACAAGCCGGTGTGCCAGAAGCGCTACCATGAGGAGGGCTGGCTGGCCACAGGGAACGGGAGAGGGGTGGTGGGCGTGACGTTCACATCCAGCCACTGCAGGAGAGACAGGAACACTCCTCAGAGAATCAACTTCAACCTGCGAGGACACAACAGTGAG GTTGTGTTGGTTCGTTGGAATGAGCCCTTTCAGAAGTTGGCCACGTGTGACATGGAGGGAGGCATCTTCGTCTGGATTCAGTATGAGGGACGGTGGTCTGTAGAGTTAGTGAATGACCGTGGTGCCCAG GTGAGTGATTTCACATGGTCCCATGATGGCACTCAGGCCTTGATCGCCTACAGGGATGGGTTTGTCTTGGTGGGGTCAGTCAGCGGACAGAGACACTGGTCCTCAGAGATCAACCTGGAGAGCCAGATCACCTGTGGCATCTGGACACCTGACGACCAACAG GTGTTGTTTGGTACAGCCGACGGTCAGGTGATAGTGATGGACTGTCATGGTCGCATGCTGGCCCATGTCCTGCTACACGAGTCGGATGGCATCGTCGGCATGTCATGGAACTGCCCCTGCTTCCTAGTGGAGGACAGCACAGAAAGCGACACCGACTCTGATGACAACCCACCTCAAG TGCGTATCCTGAAGCCCCTTCTGACAGTTAGCTTCATATCAGGAGACATCAGTTTGATGAACAACTACGATGACCTCGCTCCTACCGTCATCCGCTCAGGACTCAAAG ATGTGGAGGTCCAGTGGTGTTCTCAGGGGGACCTCCTGGCGGCAGCTGGGATGGAGAGACATGGGCTCCCTGGAGTCCCCTCTGACCCTATCGTGAGGAACGCCCTGGTCAAATTCTACAACGTCCAAGGAGAACATATCTACACGTTAGAAACACCTGCCCAG CGCCCCATCACCACTATCTGCTGGGGCCACAGAGACTCTCGTCTGTTCCTGGCGTGTGGCACGGCGCTGTACGTGGTGCGGGTGGAGCACCGGGTGGCCAGCCTGCAGCTGCTGTGCCAACAGGGCATCGCCAGTGCCCtacgggaggagagagacgtgGGCAAACTAAACATGCCCTCCTTACTCTGTTCCTATGTCACAACCGCCTTCATACCCACCATCAAG CCTCCTATTCCTGATCCCAACAACATCCGGGACTTTGTCAGCTACCCCACAGCTGGTAACGAGAGGCTGCACTGCACCATGAAGCGAGCGGAGGACAACCCAGAGGCAGGGGGACCCTGTTACACCCTCTACCTGGAACACCTAGGTGGTCTGGTGCCCATCCTCAAAGGCAGACGCATCAGCAAGCTACGGCCAGAGTTCATCATCATAGACCCTAAAACAGACAGCAAAGCAG ATGAGGTGTGTGTGAACGCTATGATCTCCTACATGACTGACAGCTGTAACTGTTCGGACTCCAGCGACATTGAGTTGAGTGACGAGTGGGTCGGGAAGAAGTCCCCTAAACTGTCCAGAGGAAACGGGTCACCCAAGCTTTCCAG GAGGAACATGGAATCTAGAAAATCTCCCAAAATGTCCCGGGCTAGTCAAGAAGGCCCACGATCACCCCGGTTACCAACAAAGAAGCCACCAATTCGATCTCCCAGTTTGACGCGTCGAGAGATGTCCATGGATGGAATCTCTGAG CATAATTATCTTGCTCAAGTCACGTCCAATATTTGGGGGACAAAGTTCAAAATCGTTGGACTTGCTTCTTTCCTACCTGCTAATCTTGGTGCAG TTATCTATAAGACCAGTTTGCTGCATCTACAACCAAGGCAGATGACAATCTACCTTCCGGAGGTGCGGAAAATATCACTTGACTTCATGAGCCTGCCTGTCTTTAACCCAAACGTCTTCAGTGAGGATGAGGATGACTTGCCTG TGATGGGACCATCTGGAGTGACAAGTGACAACCCTTCCTGTACGGTCAACATCCCCATCGCACCCATCCACAGCCCTGCCCAAGCCATGTCCCCCACTCAGAGCATTGGACTGGTCCAGTCCCTGCTGGCCAATCAGAACATCCAGCTGGATGTCTTGACCAATCCCACGGCTACGGCTTCAGCTGCAGCGGCCGCTGCAGCAGCCTCGGCCTCTATTGCAGGGCCTGATCACGGTCAGAATGCAGTAGCAGCACAGTACAGTGGGACTCTAGGAAGGTACTCCAACCCAGGACAG ATACAACAGCAACACCAACAGATGCAGAGGCAGCACCAACAAATGCAGCAGCAACTGAAGCTGCAGATCACCTTGCCCCCTCCGCCTACTGGCTATCCcaccatctctctgcagcagttCCAGGTACTGCAACAGATACCCCACCCCAGTGCAGAGTTGGGACCAGAAAGAGGAGAGCAGGGGCATACTCAGAGCCATACTCTGGGCAGGCCAAGTCTACCGCGATccaggcctccatcattcattgatGTAGACAGCTTACGGTCCAGACCTCCTTCCTTCATCGAAGCAGATACATCAAGATCTAGACCACCGTCATTCATCGACATAGACACAATACGGACTAGACCTCCTTCTTTCATTGATGCAGATACAGGTACATTGCGGTCTAGACCCCCGTCGTTCCTCGATGCAGACTCCTCCCGATCCAGACCTCCTTCattcatagacacagacacactacgtTCTAGACCTCCTTCCTTCCTCGATGCAGAGACTTCCCTTGAGATCCAGATGAGGAAGGTGAACCCTCCACCACCCTACCCAGGAACCATAGTGTCTGCAGCCACCGCCACAACCTCCACCGCTCCTCAGACCCTCATCACCAACTGTGACAACCCCAACATACTGGTCACAGCAGACCCGTGTCTGAAGAAAGACGAGTTCTCACTTCACCCAGTTGGTCTCCAGTACCAGATGGGATACGAGAGGATCACAACCTTTGACAGCAGTGGGAATGTAGAGGAGGTGTGTCGCCCTCGCAGAAGACTCATAAGCAACCAGAACACCTACGCTGTTCAAGGCATGGGAGGTTCGGCCACACTTAAAGTCACCTCATCGTCTGACAGTAAGAAAGTCCAGCTTCCTTACAGCTCAGCGACTCTAAGCCGCCTCTCTGTGCCACGATACTCCATACCCAGCAGAGACCCGCCCCCCTACCCAGATCCAGCCAATCAGGTTAACATTAACACGGCGACACTTTCTCCTCCCCAACGCATGGACAGTAGTCACATGATTCACGCCACCTTGCGACCTGACCGGCGAGACGTGGAATCTCGCCTGAAGGTGTCCCAGATGGTTGACGCTTCAAGGACTCTACCAACCAAGTCTAAGATCAACAGTGCGGCCCTAGCACTCTCTTACCAGCAGAGGGTGCCCACGGCTCTGTATACCTGCACTcagtgcagcagcaacagcagcagcaccagtgtcagtgttagtggtggtggtagtagcagcagtggcatCGCAGGAGGCACTGTAGTGCGACAGGATTTCCCACCAGGAAAAGGTGCTCATCACAGCACCATCATTGTTCATTCCAAAAGCACTTCGTCTCAAGCTTCTCAGTCATCTTACAATCTGCTGAGTCCTGTTGATAACAgcagggataggactgtgtaTGTGAACTCTGCCTTTACCGAAGACGAGACATTAAGTCAGCAATGTCGTCACTTGACTCTTGGGGAAGTTAGTTTGACACTGAAACGTCCTCCACCATACCAGTGGGATCCAAACACTGCAGAGGAGTTCTGGATACCCTCAGAACAGACTATCTtagctcctcctccaccaccaacacacaaACCACCACCCCCGATCATCTTCAGCAATGCTCAGCATCTGGACATGACACGGCTGCCTTTTGTACTCTCAACAAAACCTCCCAGCAGCCCAAGTACTGTTACTTTCCCATCAGGTTACCAGATCTCCATGTCACCTTTCCCTCCAGGGGTTGGTCAGGATGGAACCCCACTCCAGTCCATGCAGAGCCATCCACCACCCTGCCCTCCCAACGAAGTAGTTGCTCCAGTCCCCCAGTTTGCCCAGCAGGACCCCAACCTGGTCTTGCCACCTGGATACCCTCCCAGCCATGCCAACCTAGCTTGCTGCCCTCTGCCCCCGATGTACCCAGGGGCCGCCTCCTGTGCTGGGCTTCAGCTGCACCCTGTTAGCCTGCACCCCTGGAACCCATATAGCCTACCCATGCAGGACCTGTCAGGCTCTGCCACCCTCCCCAGCAAGTCTCATCAGGTGTTAGAAAAGCCagtcctctccccacctcctcctgttgctccccccccaccacctcttacacttcctcctcctccaccaagcgAGCTGCCGAAATCCAAAAGCCCTACAGAGGAGCTGGCGGAATCTGCCAGTAGCTTCCAGGAGCCGTCTTCTCTAAACGAAAGCCCCGTTCCAGACCGACAGGGGTCCGACATGTTCAGCAAGAAAAGTCGTAAACGTCTAGACAGCCGAGCCGAGGCGGCAAACATGACCACCGTCTCAGAGGGCAAATCCAAAAAGGAAGGGCGCGCCCTCTCCGACTTCAACTCcctcatctccagccccaggctTGGCGGCAGGGAGAAGAAGAAACTCAAAGGCCAGAGGGAGCAGC